In the genome of Telluria mixta, the window TGTCACGTGCACATCTCGCAGGTCACCGCGCTGGTCGAAAGCGAAGACCCGATCATGGAAGTGGGCCTGCCCCACATCGGCCCCGTGCAGGAAGCGATCGGCCGCCTCGTGGCCGAGCACATCGAGGATGGTTCCACCCTGCAGATCGGCTACGGCGGCATTCCGGACGCTGTCGTCATGCAGCTGACGGACAAGCGCGACCTCGGCATCCACACGGAAATGATCGGCGACGGCATCCTGAAACTCGTGGAAGCGGGCGCCGTGACCAACCGCCGCAAGACGCTGTTGCCCGGCAAGATGGTGGCGACGTTCGCGCTGGGCTCGCGCCGCCTGTACGACTTCATGCACCACAATCCGATGCTGGAGATGCATCCGTCGAACTTCACGAACGATCCGTACATCGCTGGCCAGAACGACAAACTCGTGTCGATCAACGCGAGCCTGCAGGTCGACCTGCTGGGCCAGTGCGGCAGCGAAAGCATCGGCCACCTGCCCTATTCCGGCACGGGCGGCCAGGTGGATTTCGTACGCGCCGCGAACCGGTCGCGCGGCGGCAAGTCGTTCATCGTGCTGCCGTCCACGGCGAAGGACGGCACCGTCTCGCGCGTCGTGCCGACCCTGTCGCCTGGCACCCACGCCACCACGAGCAAGAACGACGTCAACCATGTCGTCACGGA includes:
- a CDS encoding acetyl-CoA hydrolase/transferase family protein: MQTLQEMYRAKRGSAFDALNHVRDGDMIVVPTGVGEPPTLLHALSQECRGFHDVQVAQILAMRKYGYFAPECRPHVRHAALFFGGASRAGGQGGWCDFIPNYFSEIPMLIERGLMPADVVFAMASPMSASGHFALSLGTDYTMAAVAKARAVVLEVNPHVPFTHGQCHVHISQVTALVESEDPIMEVGLPHIGPVQEAIGRLVAEHIEDGSTLQIGYGGIPDAVVMQLTDKRDLGIHTEMIGDGILKLVEAGAVTNRRKTLLPGKMVATFALGSRRLYDFMHHNPMLEMHPSNFTNDPYIAGQNDKLVSINASLQVDLLGQCGSESIGHLPYSGTGGQVDFVRAANRSRGGKSFIVLPSTAKDGTVSRVVPTLSPGTHATTSKNDVNHVVTEWGVAQLRGKSAKQRAQALIAIAHPDFRPWLREEADRMCVF